The following proteins come from a genomic window of Miscanthus floridulus cultivar M001 chromosome 2, ASM1932011v1, whole genome shotgun sequence:
- the LOC136540077 gene encoding uncharacterized protein, which translates to MDGGSGNASGGGSSTCCYYALLGIRKNASATDIRTAYRRLAMKWHPDRWASDPGAAGEVKRRFQRIQEAYSVLSDKGKKAMYDAGLFDPLDDDDQDFSDFMQEMLVMMDNVKNEKPDTLEDLQKMLEDIVNGDGGGGVGGRAPPEVAQRTRVAPYPQPQQARR; encoded by the exons ATGGACGGGGGATCCGGCAATGCCTCCGGCGGCGGCTCATCGACGTGCTGCTACTACGCGCTCCTCGGCATCCGCAAGAACGCCTCCGCCACCGACATACGCACCGCGTACCGGAGGCTCGCGATG AAGTGGCACCCGGACCGGTGGGCCAGCGACCCCGGCGCGGCTGGCGAGGTCAAGCGGCGGTTCCAGCGGATCCAGGAGGCATACTCCG TTCTGTCGGACAAGGGGAAGAAGGCCATGTACGACGCCGGGCTCTTCGATCCCCTCGACGACGACGACCAG GATTTCTCCGACTTCATGCAGGAGATGCTGGTGATGATGGATAACGTGAAAAACGAG AAGCCGGACACGCTGGAGGACCTGCAGAAGATGCTAGAGGACATCGTGAACGGCGACGGCGGGGGCGGCGTAGGCGGGCGCGCGCCGCCGGAGGTTGCCCAGCGGACGCGCGTCGCGCCCTACCCGCAGCCGCAGCAGGCGCGCAGGTGA